A window from Electrophorus electricus isolate fEleEle1 chromosome 7, fEleEle1.pri, whole genome shotgun sequence encodes these proteins:
- the acsm3 gene encoding acyl-coenzyme A synthetase ACSM3, mitochondrial isoform X4, with product MHKAGARSSLPALWWVDEQRTEIRWSFEELGFHSRRLANVLSEECRLAQGDRVFLILPRVPEWWLVNIACLRAGTVLIPGTSQLTPRDILHRLQVSEAKCVITDESTAHLLDAVGSQCPALTSKLLLSTRGRQGWGDLTALMGSASADHVCVDTSSDDHMTIFFTSGTTGSPKMTLHSHCSFGLGLTINGRYWLDLTDSSVFWNTSDTGWAKTAWSSVFASWTQGACVFAHHMPRFNTSTVLQTLSRYPISTFCTAPTAYRMLVQEDPSRFQFPALEHCLCAGEPINPEVMSQWRRLTDLDIYEGYGQTETVLIAGTFKGMEVRPGSFGKVSPAYDVQVVDDEGRVLPRGTEGNLAIRVKPHRPFCLFLEYMGEPEKTAECFRGDFYLTGDRGVMDKDGYLWFIGRADDVILSAGYRIGPFEVENALIEHEAVAESAVVSSPDPIRGEVVKAFVVLTPEYKSMNQYELIRELQAHVKRVTAPYKYPRKIEFVDQLPKTVSGKIRRVELRKKEWDHQM from the exons GCCGGTGCGAGGTCATCTCTCCCTGCGCTGTGGTGGGTGGACGAGCAGAGGACGGAGATCCGCTGGAGTTTTGAGGAGCTGGGCTTCCATTCCAGAAGGCTCGCCAACGTTCTGAGCGAGGAATGCCGTTTAGCGCAAGGGGACCGggtcttcctcatcctcccgCGCGTGCCAGAGTGGTGGCTGGTCAACATCGCCTGCCTCAGAGCAG GTACGGTTCTGATCCCGGGAACCTCCCAGCTGACACCCAGAGACATCCTGCATCGTCTGCAGGTGTCCGAGGCAAAGTGTGTGATCACAGATGAGAGTACAGCCCACCTGCTGGATGCTGTGGGCTCTCAGTGTCCTGCGCTGACCTCCAAACTCCTTCTGTCCACCAGGGGGCGCCAGGGGTGGGGTGACCTCACAGCCCTGATGGG gagTGCCTCTGcagaccatgtgtgtgtggacaccaGCAGTGATGATCACATGACCATCTTCTTCACCAGTGGAACCACAGGTTCTCCCAAAATGACCCTTCACAGCCATTGTAGCTTTGGCCTGGGGCTCACCATTaatggcag gtactgGTTAGACctcacagacagcagtgtgttCTGGAACACGTCGGACACGGGCTGGGCTAAGACGGCGTGGAGCAGTGTGTTCGCTTCCTGGACGCAgggggcgtgtgtgtttgcgcaccACATGCCGCGATTCAACACATCCACTGTCCTGCAG ACCCTGTCCAGATATCCCATCAGCACTTTCTGCACTGCTCCCACAGCCTATCGGATGTTAGTGCAGGAGGATCCGTCCAG GTTCCAGTTCCCAGCCCTGGAACACTGTCTGTGTGCCGGGGAGCCCATCAACCCCGAGGTGATGAGTCAGTGGAGACGTCTGACAGACCTGGACATCTACGAGGGATACGGACAGACGGAGACC GTGTTAATCGCTGGCACGTTCAAAGGCATGGAGGTCAGACCCGGTTCCTTTGGCAAGGTATCGCCCGCATACGACGTGCAG GTGGTGGATGACGAGGGCCGTGTTCTGCCTCGTGGGACCGAGGGCAACCTGGCGATCCGAGTGAAGCCACACAGACCCTTCTGCCTCTTCCTTGAGTACATG GGGGAGccagagaaaacagcagaatGTTTCCGTGGAGATTTCTACCTGACGGGTGACAGAGGAGTGATGGACAAGGATGGATACCTGTGGTTCATTGGCAGAGCTGATGATGTCATCCTCTCTGCAGG GTACCGCATCGGTCCGTTTGAGGTGGAGAACGCACTGATAGAACACGAAGCCGTGGCCGAGTCGGCTGTAGTGAGCAGTCCTGATCCAatcagaggagag gtggtGAAGGCATTTGTTGTACTGACTCCAGAATACAAATCCATGAACCAGTATGAGCTGATTAGAGAACTGCAAGCACATGTGAAAAGAGTCACAGCTCCCTATAAATACCCCCGCAAG ATTGAGTTTGTAGACCAGCTTCCCAAGACAGTGAGTGGGAAAATCCGGAGGGTGGAGCTGAGGAAGAAGGAATGGGACCATCAGATGTAG
- the acsm3 gene encoding acyl-coenzyme A synthetase ACSM3, mitochondrial isoform X2: MNQEQNTAVHDPWRPNIRQGAEPSHYIAMGTNTQSECVKRAGARSSLPALWWVDEQRTEIRWSFEELGFHSRRLANVLSEECRLAQGDRVFLILPRVPEWWLVNIACLRAGTVLIPGTSQLTPRDILHRLQVSEAKCVITDESTAHLLDAVGSQCPALTSKLLLSTRGRQGWGDLTALMGSASADHVCVDTSSDDHMTIFFTSGTTGSPKMTLHSHCSFGLGLTINGRYWLDLTDSSVFWNTSDTGWAKTAWSSVFASWTQGACVFAHHMPRFNTSTVLQTLSRYPISTFCTAPTAYRMLVQEDPSRFQFPALEHCLCAGEPINPEVMSQWRRLTDLDIYEGYGQTETVLIAGTFKGMEVRPGSFGKVSPAYDVQVVDDEGRVLPRGTEGNLAIRVKPHRPFCLFLEYMGEPEKTAECFRGDFYLTGDRGVMDKDGYLWFIGRADDVILSAGYRIGPFEVENALIEHEAVAESAVVSSPDPIRGEVVKAFVVLTPEYKSMNQYELIRELQAHVKRVTAPYKYPRKIEFVDQLPKTVSGKIRRVELRKKEWDHQM, encoded by the exons GCCGGTGCGAGGTCATCTCTCCCTGCGCTGTGGTGGGTGGACGAGCAGAGGACGGAGATCCGCTGGAGTTTTGAGGAGCTGGGCTTCCATTCCAGAAGGCTCGCCAACGTTCTGAGCGAGGAATGCCGTTTAGCGCAAGGGGACCGggtcttcctcatcctcccgCGCGTGCCAGAGTGGTGGCTGGTCAACATCGCCTGCCTCAGAGCAG GTACGGTTCTGATCCCGGGAACCTCCCAGCTGACACCCAGAGACATCCTGCATCGTCTGCAGGTGTCCGAGGCAAAGTGTGTGATCACAGATGAGAGTACAGCCCACCTGCTGGATGCTGTGGGCTCTCAGTGTCCTGCGCTGACCTCCAAACTCCTTCTGTCCACCAGGGGGCGCCAGGGGTGGGGTGACCTCACAGCCCTGATGGG gagTGCCTCTGcagaccatgtgtgtgtggacaccaGCAGTGATGATCACATGACCATCTTCTTCACCAGTGGAACCACAGGTTCTCCCAAAATGACCCTTCACAGCCATTGTAGCTTTGGCCTGGGGCTCACCATTaatggcag gtactgGTTAGACctcacagacagcagtgtgttCTGGAACACGTCGGACACGGGCTGGGCTAAGACGGCGTGGAGCAGTGTGTTCGCTTCCTGGACGCAgggggcgtgtgtgtttgcgcaccACATGCCGCGATTCAACACATCCACTGTCCTGCAG ACCCTGTCCAGATATCCCATCAGCACTTTCTGCACTGCTCCCACAGCCTATCGGATGTTAGTGCAGGAGGATCCGTCCAG GTTCCAGTTCCCAGCCCTGGAACACTGTCTGTGTGCCGGGGAGCCCATCAACCCCGAGGTGATGAGTCAGTGGAGACGTCTGACAGACCTGGACATCTACGAGGGATACGGACAGACGGAGACC GTGTTAATCGCTGGCACGTTCAAAGGCATGGAGGTCAGACCCGGTTCCTTTGGCAAGGTATCGCCCGCATACGACGTGCAG GTGGTGGATGACGAGGGCCGTGTTCTGCCTCGTGGGACCGAGGGCAACCTGGCGATCCGAGTGAAGCCACACAGACCCTTCTGCCTCTTCCTTGAGTACATG GGGGAGccagagaaaacagcagaatGTTTCCGTGGAGATTTCTACCTGACGGGTGACAGAGGAGTGATGGACAAGGATGGATACCTGTGGTTCATTGGCAGAGCTGATGATGTCATCCTCTCTGCAGG GTACCGCATCGGTCCGTTTGAGGTGGAGAACGCACTGATAGAACACGAAGCCGTGGCCGAGTCGGCTGTAGTGAGCAGTCCTGATCCAatcagaggagag gtggtGAAGGCATTTGTTGTACTGACTCCAGAATACAAATCCATGAACCAGTATGAGCTGATTAGAGAACTGCAAGCACATGTGAAAAGAGTCACAGCTCCCTATAAATACCCCCGCAAG ATTGAGTTTGTAGACCAGCTTCCCAAGACAGTGAGTGGGAAAATCCGGAGGGTGGAGCTGAGGAAGAAGGAATGGGACCATCAGATGTAG
- the map6d1 gene encoding MAP6 domain-containing protein 1 isoform X2, which translates to MAWPCISRVCCLARFWNEFDKSDLSVPLTIQNYSDISEHEVRSVTKHVIAERAPSSDSVSAPQDGGGARPCRGRPREDYRPPGVPFPSVTQYKQDYKPWPIPKKDNFPWISNGGSASGAHAPSPGNSSYSGRRAEKEERVSQQKHAEETVDVTSTSSYRQEFRPWAGVRPPRPAQKKPAFLGTGSSVLPPETSYRAAFSADAHRPLDDAAHAQHGSHAEPGGRTEEMFIYS; encoded by the exons ATGGCTTGGCCGTGCATCAGCAGAGTGTGCTGCTTGGCTCGGTTCTGGAACGAGTTCGACAAATCGGATCTGTCCGTTCCGCTGACCATCCAGAACTACTCGGACATCTCGGAGCATGAGGTTCGCTCCGTCACCAAGCACGTTATCGCGGAACGAGCACCGAGCAGCGACTCTGTGAGCGCGCCGCAGGACGGTGGCGGCGCACGCCCGTGTCGTGGTCGGCCTCGTGAAGACTACCGCCCTCCGGGAGTGCCGTTCCCGAGCGTCACACAGTACAAGCAGGATTATAAACCATGGCCTATTCCCAAGAAAGACAACTTTCCCTGGATTAGTAACGGCGGCAGTGCAAGCGGCGCTCACGCGCCCAGCCCGGGCAACAGTTCTTACAGTGGCAGGAGAGCGGAAAAAGAGGAGCGCGTGAGCCAGCAGAAGCACGCGGAGGAGACTGTGGATGTGACCAGCACGAGCTCGTACAG ACAGGAGTTCCGGCCCTGGGCAGGAGTCCGGCCACCGAGGCCTGCCCAGAAGAAGCCTGCGTTCCTGGGCACGGGCAGCAGCGTGCTCCCTCCTGAGACAAGCTACCGGGCGGCCTTCAGCGCGGACGCGCACAGGCCTCTGGACGACGCGGCCCACGCTCAGCACGGCAGCCACGCCGAGCCAGGGGGCAGGACCGAG gaaatgttcatttattcCTAA
- the map6d1 gene encoding MAP6 domain-containing protein 1 isoform X1, producing the protein MAWPCISRVCCLARFWNEFDKSDLSVPLTIQNYSDISEHEVRSVTKHVIAERAPSSDSVSAPQDGGGARPCRGRPREDYRPPGVPFPSVTQYKQDYKPWPIPKKDNFPWISNGGSASGAHAPSPGNSSYSGRRAEKEERVSQQKHAEETVDVTSTSSYRQEFRPWAGVRPPRPAQKKPAFLGTGSSVLPPETSYRAAFSADAHRPLDDAAHAQHGSHAEPGGRTEEQLTRSKSPNPSAVFQSRSRIFNV; encoded by the exons ATGGCTTGGCCGTGCATCAGCAGAGTGTGCTGCTTGGCTCGGTTCTGGAACGAGTTCGACAAATCGGATCTGTCCGTTCCGCTGACCATCCAGAACTACTCGGACATCTCGGAGCATGAGGTTCGCTCCGTCACCAAGCACGTTATCGCGGAACGAGCACCGAGCAGCGACTCTGTGAGCGCGCCGCAGGACGGTGGCGGCGCACGCCCGTGTCGTGGTCGGCCTCGTGAAGACTACCGCCCTCCGGGAGTGCCGTTCCCGAGCGTCACACAGTACAAGCAGGATTATAAACCATGGCCTATTCCCAAGAAAGACAACTTTCCCTGGATTAGTAACGGCGGCAGTGCAAGCGGCGCTCACGCGCCCAGCCCGGGCAACAGTTCTTACAGTGGCAGGAGAGCGGAAAAAGAGGAGCGCGTGAGCCAGCAGAAGCACGCGGAGGAGACTGTGGATGTGACCAGCACGAGCTCGTACAG ACAGGAGTTCCGGCCCTGGGCAGGAGTCCGGCCACCGAGGCCTGCCCAGAAGAAGCCTGCGTTCCTGGGCACGGGCAGCAGCGTGCTCCCTCCTGAGACAAGCTACCGGGCGGCCTTCAGCGCGGACGCGCACAGGCCTCTGGACGACGCGGCCCACGCTCAGCACGGCAGCCACGCCGAGCCAGGGGGCAGGACCGAG GAGCAGCTGACGAGGTCCAAGTCTCCGAACCCGTCAGCCGTGTTCCAGAGCAGATCCCGGATCTTCAACGTATGA